The sequence below is a genomic window from Anopheles cruzii chromosome 3, idAnoCruzAS_RS32_06, whole genome shotgun sequence.
GGCTAAGAACTGACGGAACCTTTTCTCCTTCCCCCCAACACAGTTCCACTCGAGGCGAAAGTATTCATCCGCGAGCGACTCAACAATTGGTACTCACTCGAAGCGTACTACCTTTCCAAGATATTCGCCGACCTGCCGCTGCAGATCATCTGTCCGACGCTGTTCCTGGCGATCGCCTACAGCATGACGGGCCAACCGCTCGAGTGGGAACGCTTCGCGATGACTTGGCTCGTGGTCTTGCTGCTGGGGATGTGCGCCCAAACGATCGGGTTGCTGTCGGGAGCGGCCTTCGACGTACAGATGGCGACCTTCTTCGTACCCTGCTTCACCATTCCATCGCTCCTGTTTTCGGGCTTCTTTGTGAAGTCCTTTGAAATGCCCGAGTTCCTGCAGCCGGTTGTGTACACTTCCTTCTTCCGGTACAGCTTCCAGGGCTCGTTGCAGGCGATCTACGGCAACAACCGGACCAACTTTCCCTGCTCGGAGATCGTGTGCTACTTCAATAGGCCGAGCAAGTTTCTCAAATTCATGGACACTCCGGAGACCGGGTACTGGGATAACGTGGCCGTGCTCGGCGGGTTCATAGTGCTATTCCAAATCGTTCTCTACATTGTACTGCGGCACCGCTTGAAGGTGTACCAGTGAGTCCACTCGTTGGAACTTCACAACACAGAAAATGAATAAACTACCGCTCGGGAAACCCAAACAGAAATGGGGGGCCTTCGCCCCGTTCCGCGATCGATGTCTCCGTTGCATAAATCCATCGTGAGCATGAGGGCGGCCGATAATGGCGCCGTAATTAAGCTCCGCCAGCCGCAAGGCGGCACTACAGTTCTGCGAAAAAAGCAGTAACCGGCCTTTCAGCACGCATTCTTGCACACGATAGCTGGCCGTACATTCACCAGCTAATGATCACTAGTGTTAGAGCTAGGTGCATTCGCACTCGGCAATGACGTAACGACGGCGCTTCAGGGCAGCCGATTCGGTGGTGGGGACAACAGGGACAGAAGGGCTAAATTCAATCGAGAGAAGTTTGAAAAAGCTCACGGCGCGCTGAAACAGTGCTTTGCACACAGCAGTCCGGCGTTCTGTAGTCGGTGGGAAGCGATCGTTGTGAGTGCCGATCAATGAGCCTTGTGTGATGTGAGAGAGGTGAGTAATTTCTCGAGCCAAGGTCCGGTAGCTGGTTTAGTAGCAAAAGCGGTTTAGTAGCATCGATGCAGTCACTACGATGGGCAGCGAGGAGATCGAACTaacgccggtggccacaccgctACTCAACTTTGTTCCGTCGACATTGCGCTTCCGAAACGTCGTCTACCGAGCGAATGGTAGGTTCAACCgaaaacacaccaccacaacccAACTCCTAACGCGATTCCGCGCTTTCAGACAAGGACATCCTATCGAACATTTCCGGTCGCTTCCAGCACGGCCGGATGGTGGCCTTAATGGGACCGTCTGGAGCCGGCAAGTCGTCGCTTCTTAACGTTCTGTCCGGGGCCCAGATGTTCGGCACGCTCGGCACAGTGACCATCAACGGTGAGCCGGTGGAGGAGAACGATCCGCGCAGTGTGTACGTGGAACAGGAGTGTCCGCTGTTGCGGTTCCTGACCGTGCAGGAGACGATGCAGTTCGCGGTCAATATGAAGATGCCTAGGCGATCGGCCCTTTCGGTCAAGGTGGCGAAAATCAACGAGATCCTGCAGATGGTGGGTCTCCACGGTTCGCGGACAACTCTGGTGAGGGATCTGTCCGGTGGCGAGCAGCGCCGGCTAGCCGTGGCGGTGGAGTTGATCATGAACCCACCGATCATGCTGCTGGACGAACCGACCAGCGGTCTGGACAGTGTTTCGTCCACGCAAGTCATATCCCACCTGAAGTCGCTCGCTATGAGCGGGCGAACGATCGTCTGTACGATCCATCAACCGGCCTCGAGCCTGTTCCAGTTGTTCGACGACGTTTACTTGCTGCGCCAGGGCCGGTGTCTGTACGCGGGTCCCGTCGACAACATGCTCGAACGGTTCGCTCGCGTCGGCCTCACGTGCCCGGACTACTACAATCCGGCCGATTTCGCCCTCGAAGCGATCAGTGCCGATCACGGCGAAGCCCACCAAACGCTCGGCCGGATGGTGGACGATGAGATGCGAGAAATTAACGCAGCGGCCCCTTCGAGCCCCACGACTCTCGCCGCCCAGCGATCGCCGGCCAACGGGCACGCGGCCCGCTATCAGACCGGCTTTTGCTACCAGCTCTACACGCTCATCAAACGCTCCGTGCTCGCGTCGCTCCGGGATGAGTTTTTCCTCAAAATGCGCCTCGGACTCCA
It includes:
- the LOC128275208 gene encoding ATP-binding cassette sub-family G member 4-like, producing MGSEEIELTPVATPLLNFVPSTLRFRNVVYRANDKDILSNISGRFQHGRMVALMGPSGAGKSSLLNVLSGAQMFGTLGTVTINGEPVEENDPRSVYVEQECPLLRFLTVQETMQFAVNMKMPRRSALSVKVAKINEILQMVGLHGSRTTLVRDLSGGEQRRLAVAVELIMNPPIMLLDEPTSGLDSVSSTQVISHLKSLAMSGRTIVCTIHQPASSLFQLFDDVYLLRQGRCLYAGPVDNMLERFARVGLTCPDYYNPADFALEAISADHGEAHQTLGRMVDDEMREINAAAPSSPTTLAAQRSPANGHAARYQTGFCYQLYTLIKRSVLASLRDEFFLKMRLGLHLALGLVFGVVHYDVGADAMKVFANIGCFFQLFAFVYFSNAVAVVNYADEVHVAVKEISNNWYSREAYYLAKLLHDLPLQLFYPAVLLLIVYYLTGQPFEWSRIGMLLGVFAVGGVIGQSLGLIGGICFDAKMQNFFVANACIIPLLFSGFFVNAKELIAILKPLSTVSFFRYQFHGALQALYGYDRGNMRCSAVYCHFKKPATILEHFGIDPYGYGESIVKALLILLVMQLIIYVGFVVKLRRIK